A DNA window from Paraclostridium bifermentans contains the following coding sequences:
- a CDS encoding MalY/PatB family protein, whose protein sequence is MYDFEDILCRKENGSKKWNEDYINRRFPGFKTPFYPLFIADMDYKLPIEITNNFMEFIQKCDFGYFDVLEKFNESIVNWYKKINDIEIDKNIILPGIGTLASMNLVAKTLLNKNDSVLIFTPVYGPFRDIVENNELNLIKQSLKNIKNRYYIDFDELESNIIKNDIKCVLMCNPHNPSGRVWDYDELNKLVYICKKYNVFLLSDEVHSDLVLNDKKFISLINFENDYENIIISSSPNKTFNLAGVCGSYLLIKNKILHDKIKNTFLKNKLEINRVGYEFLVACYENGHNWVDSLRENIKENLKIVELLLDNEGIEVMTPESGYLVWVRLNKVNDSLEFVEKLARESGVLLESGTRFVDSENGYIRINIATSKTIIEKSMRELNKFYDEFIKKEAVT, encoded by the coding sequence ATGTATGATTTTGAAGATATATTATGTAGAAAAGAAAATGGATCTAAAAAGTGGAATGAGGATTATATAAATAGAAGGTTTCCAGGATTTAAAACTCCATTTTATCCACTATTTATAGCTGATATGGACTATAAATTGCCAATTGAAATAACTAATAATTTTATGGAATTTATACAAAAATGTGATTTTGGATATTTTGATGTTTTAGAAAAATTTAATGAATCTATAGTTAATTGGTATAAAAAAATAAATGATATAGAGATTGATAAAAATATAATATTACCTGGAATAGGGACTTTGGCATCTATGAATTTAGTAGCTAAAACTTTACTAAATAAAAATGATAGTGTTTTGATTTTTACTCCAGTGTATGGACCGTTTCGAGATATAGTGGAAAATAATGAACTAAATCTTATTAAACAATCGTTAAAAAATATAAAAAACAGATACTATATTGATTTTGATGAGCTTGAATCCAATATAATTAAGAACGACATAAAGTGTGTATTGATGTGTAATCCACATAATCCATCTGGACGAGTATGGGATTATGATGAATTAAATAAATTAGTATATATATGCAAAAAATATAATGTTTTTTTATTATCAGATGAAGTTCATAGTGACTTGGTATTAAATGATAAAAAATTTATTTCTCTAATAAACTTTGAGAACGACTATGAAAATATAATAATTAGTTCATCTCCAAACAAGACTTTTAATTTAGCTGGAGTGTGTGGTTCATATTTATTAATAAAAAATAAAATACTTCATGATAAAATAAAAAATACATTTCTTAAAAATAAATTAGAAATAAACAGAGTGGGATATGAATTTTTAGTAGCTTGTTATGAAAATGGACATAATTGGGTAGATTCATTGAGAGAAAATATAAAAGAAAATTTAAAAATTGTAGAGCTTTTATTAGACAATGAAGGAATAGAAGTAATGACTCCAGAGTCTGGATATTTAGTTTGGGTTAGACTGAATAAAGTTAATGATAGTTTAGAGTTTGTTGAAAAGCTTGCTAGAGAAAGTGGAGTATTACTAGAAAGTGGAACAAGGTTTGTTGATAGTGAAAATGGATATATACGTATAAATATAGCCACTAGTAAAACTATAATTGAAAAATCAATGAGAGAACTTAATAAATTTTATGATGAGTTTATAAAAAAAGAAGCTGTAACTTAG